From the Labrus mixtus chromosome 17, fLabMix1.1, whole genome shotgun sequence genome, one window contains:
- the psmd5 gene encoding 26S proteasome non-ATPase regulatory subunit 5 produces MAATIESLLEEISDVEDPIEELQSLKTALIAIPVSALRDSVSGQRFNVIFSLLNSDNREQVELCVDILERILLALSPLTLSQNYRVELRGGLTHPNETVKILALSQIGRIVEHPDAATEVLNNHDILGAVINCIGEEKMAVAKQAIQSLSKLSHSKPGLDKLFQSDLLKVMKDVMTKSDIIRYRIYELVVEISSVSPISLGYCANSSFISQLLGELTGDDVLVRATAIEMVTTLANSQHGRQYLAQQGIMDKISNMIRGADTDPLSSLYLPGLVKFFGNLAIMDSPQQVCETYPAFQNKVFEMALDPDPAMIGVALDTLGLLGSTVEGKQVLQKTGQKFKSVLLRMSQLASSGATELRVRSLDAISQLLTLQPEQQNEDLLALTESWFKLLSNQPIDMIRNISTQPFPELHCGALRIFTAIASQPWGQRSMISSPSFMEFVLDRSAGKTKEAKDAKFELVGALVCSSTAAEILGSQHYIRLKTYLREGPYYISAVASVSTEGAE; encoded by the exons ATGGCTGCCACCATAGAGAGCTTACTGGAGGAAATCTCCGACGTTGAAGATCCAAttgaggagctgcagagtttgAAAACAGCCTTGATAGCGATACCTGTCAGCGCTTTGAGGGACTCAGTGAGCGGACAGCGTTTCAATGTGATATTCTCCCTGTTAAACTCAGACAACAG GGAGCAGGTGGAGCTGTGTGTGGACATTCTTGAACGCATCTTGTTGGCCCTCAGCCCTTTGACTCTGTCTCAGAACTACAGGGTGGAGCTGCGGGGGGGTCTGACCCATCCCAATGAAACTGTCAAGATACTGGCCCTGTCACAG ATTGGTAGAATAGTGGAGCACCCTGACGCTGCCACCGAAGTCCTCAACAACCATGACATTCTTGGAGCTGTGATCAACTGCATTGGGGAGGAGAAGATGGCTGTGGCAAAACAG gcCATCCAGTCGTTGTCCAAACTGAGCCACTCCAAGCCCGGGTTAGACAAACTGTTCCAGAGCGACCTGCTGAAAGTTATGAAGGACGTGATGACCaaaagtgacatcatcagatacaGAATATATGAG CTGGTGGTGGAAATCTCGTCTGTTTCTCCCATTTCCCTCGGTTACTGCGCCAACAGCAGCTTCATCTCTCAGCTGCTTGGAGAGCTGACGGGAGATGATGTATTGGTCAG AGCCACAGCCATTGAGATGGTGACCACTCTGGCCAACAGTCAGCATGGCCGGCAATATTTGGCCCAACAGGGTATAATGGACAAGATCTCCAATATGATCAGAGGAGCAGATACAGACCCCTTGTCCTCCCTCTACCTTCCTG GTTTGGTGAAGTTCTTTGGAAACTTGGCCATCATGGACAGCCCTCAGCAGGTTTGTGAAACGTACCCGGCCTTCCAGAACAAAGTCTTTGAGATGGCTCTGGATCCGGACCCTGCGATGATCGGTGTTGCTCTGGACACTCTGGGTTTACTCGGATCTACTGTGGAGGGGAAGCAGGTCCTTCAGAAAACAG gACAAAAGTTTAAATCTGTGTTGTTAAGAATGAGCCAGCTTGCCAGCTCTGGAGCCACGGAGCTCAGAGTGCGCAGCTTGGACGCCATATCACAACTCCTCACCCTTCAG CCAGAGCAGCAGAATGAAGACCTTTTGGCCCTGACGGAGTCCTGGTTCAAGCTTCTGTCCAACCAGCCCATTGACATGATACGCAACATCAGCACTCAGCCGTTTCCAGAGCTGCATTGTGGGGCTTTACGGATATTCACT gCCATTGCCTCTCAGCCgtggggtcagaggtcaatgATCAGCTCTCCCAGCTTCATGGAATTTGTGTTGGATCGTTCAGCGGGTAAGACGAAGGAGGCCAAAGACGCAAAGTTTGAACTGGTGGGGGCGCTCGTGTGTTCGTCGACAGCAGCGGAGATTCTGGGCAGCCAGCACTACATCCGACTGAAAACGTATCTGAGAGAAGGGCCGTACTATATTTCAGCTGTGGCCTCAGTCAGCACAGAGGGAGCAGAATGA
- the LOC132992531 gene encoding beta-1,3-galactosyltransferase 9, with amino-acid sequence MQRNNKAVKAGVMQFSLCKLRTHQWCFLIFNVLLFHALLFGADFVEEYLLQPTPGVYTDGMVVDVREKARKLDLSNVKENISRAYPIANPDACRNSDLFLLALVFSSTTNSTQRDAVRRTWANQTVVQGLPARILFFLGSTQTAAAQDSLLTESERYGDMVQGHAVSDSSRRGPTEKTVLALRWVIAFCPMARFVLLTKDSVFVNLPAIGGYLLGLHRHPEDLYLGRVLQRDSPDRDPNSPGYLPPAFYPDKYLPEYCDDTAYVLSQDVVRKVYVASTAVRAPVPTDVFVGLCAQKAGVAPTHSARFSGGKHIRYNACCYRYLFSSAGMGSQELDRVWADLRQEGGRCSLLKTYYGLVTCKALTYLDKLSLFNS; translated from the exons atgcaaagaaaCAACAAGGCTGTTAAGGCAGGTGTCATGCAG TTCTCTCTGTGCAAGCTGCGTACCCACCAGTGGTGTTTCCTCATCTTCAACGTGCTCCTCTTCCATGCTTTGTTGTTTGGCGCAGACTTCGTCGAGGAGTACCTCCTGCAGCCCACACCGGGGGTCTACACTGACGGCATGGTTGTTGATGTAAGAGAGAAAGCAAGGAAACTAGACCTGAGCAACGTCAAAGAGAACATATCGCGGGCCTACCCTATTGCTAACCCTGATGCCTGTAGGAACTCCGATCTCTTCCTCCTCGCCCTAGTCTTCAGTTCGACAACTAATAGCACACAAAGAGACGCAGTCAGAAGGACATGGGCCAATCAAACGGTCGTCCAAGGCCTACCGGCACGGATTCTCTTCTTCTTAGGATCAACTCAGACGGCCGCTGCACAAGACTCCCTTCTGACAGAATCTGAACGCTATGGAGACATGGTGCAAGGTCACGCTGTTTCCGACTCGTCCCGCCGTGGCCCAACAGAAAAAACGGTTCTTGCTCTCCGTTGGGTGATTGCTTTCTGTCCCATGGCGCGCTTTGTTCTGCTTACAAAGGACTCGGTCTTCGTCAATCTCCCTGCAATTGGAGGTTACCTTCTCGGGTTGCACAGGCACCCTGAAGATCTCTACCTTGGCAGGGTGCTCCAGAGAGACTCTCCTGACAGGGACCCCAACAGTCCTGGCTATCTCCCCCCAGCTTTTTACCCTGACAAATACCTGCCCGAATACTGTGACGACACAGCTTATGTTCTATCCCAAGATGTGGTTAGAAAAGTGTACGTAGCATCCACAGCAGTCCGTGCGCCTGTACCAACTGATGTTTTTGTGGGTCTTTGTGCCCAGAAAGCTGGAGTGGCACCAACCCACAGTGCCAGGTTCTCTGGAGGGAAACATATCCGCTACAACGCATGCTGCTACCGCTACCTGTTCAGCTCAGCAGGGATGGGAAGCCAAGAACTAGATAGAGTTTGGGCAGACCTGAGACAGGAGGGTGGGAGATGCTCACTTTTAAAGACCTACTATGGTCTCGTGACCTGCAAGGCCCTAACATACCTGGACAAACTGTCCCTTTTCAACTCCTAA